From the genome of Pelosinus fermentans DSM 17108:
ATGGTACTGCCTTCTTTCGGATTGATCCAGAAGAAATAAAAGTAGTTGATCTTAGTAAGGGACCTGGTGCCAGCGGAATCATTAAATTTTAAAAAGTGAATGTTTTATCAGAGCTAAGAAAATAGATGCGGTGTGATATTTTAGATGAGCTTGCCCATCATAACACAAGCTGATCAGCTAACCGCTGAAGGCCTGTACGGAGAATTTCCGCACAGGTCTTTTTTTGATAACAATAATATATAATTCAGGAGGTCATCGGTAATGAAAAAGATACTGCTAACCGGATTAATGAGTATAGTCATGCTGATATTTCTTGCAGGCTTCGGCAGCTACCCAGAAAACGGCTGATGATGATAAGCCTAAATTCGTTAATGGCAGGCTAACCAAGGAGTTTCATTTGAAAGTAGTGACTCCTACTGATTTTAACGAAATGATCATTGCAGATAAGAAAGAATTCTTTAAAGAAGTCGGCATTATTCCTGAATATACGGGATCGGTTCCCAGCGGAAGTTTGGCCCAATCAGTTATCAAAGGCGATAACCATTTATTTGGTTCAGGTCATCCTTCCACGATTGCAGCCGCCCGTAAAGCCGGAGCCGGAATTAAAATTGTGCTGCACAGCATGATTGATGATCCTGATCCGGATAAGATGCACATGACATGGCTTGTGAAAAGTGACGGAGGGATTACGTCGCCGAAAGATCTGATTGGCAAAAAAATTGCAATGAGCGGCCTAGGCAGCTGCGTTGAGTTTTTGAATGGTGATTTTCTGCGCCGCAATGGCATCTCCCGGGATCAGGTCGAGATCGTTGTAATGAAAGATGCCCAGCAGGAGCAGGCACTGCGGCATGGGCTCATTGACGTTGCCATTGTGCATCCTCCCTATAATAAAATTGCCAGAAACCGTGGCGGGCTGGATGTGTTAACAACCAGCTATCAAATTGGCGAACTTGCCGGAAATGGAGCCCTCAGCGGACTGGCAGTGCGGGCTTTTAGCGAAGACTTTATCAAGCAATATCCTGATGTAGTGAAGGCTTACATTGTTGCTGACTTAAGGGCACAGCAATATATTAATGAACATTATGAAGAGTCATTGGAAGTTGCGGCCGATTTTCTGAAAGTAGATGTTAAGGATATGGCCGGGAATATTTATCCTAAGCAGAAATGGCTCAAAGACGAAGACATTGACTTTTGGGTTAAACTGGGTGAACGCAATGGATTTTTCGCTCAGGGTGAAATCAAGGCATCTGATTTGTATACCAATGAACTCAATCCATATTACACGGGAGAGTTAAAATAAGAAAATTGCAACAAAACCTTGCCGTGGTAAAGAGGAGCTGCCGATCAATCTACCTTATTTGTAGACTGTCGGCAGCTCTTCATTTCCCAGAAAATATTTTTAGGTGTTTGGGTGATTTGGCTGGCCGTTCTTAGCAATGTATTCTGCATTTTTAATATCCTGTTTTCTTTCTTTTTCACTTTTATCTTTTACATTTTGCTGTTGCAAGTTGCTGTCTTGCTGCTGTTTCATAAAAATCACCTCCTGACCGTAGTATTCACTCATGGCAGCTGAGATATGCAATTCATGTCATAAGGACAGAACCTGCTCTCGTGCCCTAAGGGAAGTGAGTCCTATCGATTGTAACATGGCTCGTTGGTGTGCATAAAATAGTATGACATGATAAAAGAAAGGAGACTTAACGTGATACACTCTAGATTTAGCTTTAAGAGATTTAAACGATTGGTACAAAAAGCTAGTGCTCCAGTGTTGTCCATAGCCAATCTGCCTATGCTGCTTTCAATTGGCGATTGGCTTTATATAATGAAACAGATTGAAAATGGCAAACCGCCGACGATACCCAATAATGAGAAAAAGGCTAAATTACGTAAGAGTACGAATATCATTACCTTCAAAGATGTGGAAGGTAATGATGAAGCCAAGCTGGAACTCAAGGAAATTCTAGAGTTTATCAAGCATCCCAGAAAATTTAGTGATTTGGGTGCTCGAATTCCTAAAGGCGTTCTGTTGTACGGACCTCCCGGTACGGGAAAAACGCTAATGGCAAAAGCATTAGCAGGTGAGGCAGGAGTACCTTTCTTGAGCATGAGCGGTTCCGAATTCGTAGAAATGTATGTTGGTGTCGGTGCTTCCAGGGTACGTGATCTATTTAAGGAGGGCAGGAAGAAAGCACCATGTATCATCTTCATTGACGAGATTGATGCGGTTGGACGGCAGCGTGGAGCTGGTGTAGGTGGCGGAAATGATGAAAGAGAACAAACCCTTAATCAGTTGCTGGTAGAAATGGATGGATTCGATGCCAATAAAGGTATCTTTGTTGTTGCAGCAACCAATCGAACAGATATTCTCGATCCGGCACTTTTACGACCGGGACGCTTTGACCGCCGTATTGTAGTGGATCGACCGGATCTTAGGGGCCGCCTTAACATATTAAAAGTGCATACTAGACGTAAACCATTAGCTGATGAGATGGATCTTGAGGTTCTCGCCCGACGCACCCCAGGTTTTACAGGAGCTGATCTCAGCAATGTAGTAAATGAAGCTGCCATTCTTGCTGTGCGTCAAGGTAAATCATGCATAGAGATGGATGACATGGAAGAAGCGGTAGAGCGTGTAGTGGCAGGACCAGAGCGAAAAGGTCGTTTTATGAATGCAAGAGATAAGAAGCTTACCGCATACCATGAGGCTGGGCATGTTTTAGTCGCAATGCTGCTAAGACACGCTGATCCGATTCATAGGGTATCGATTATTCCACGAGGCCAGGCTGGTGGATATACTCTTACTTTGCCTAAGGAAGATCGTTGTTATCTTACTAGATCGGAGATTTTCGATCAGATTAAAATTCTGCTGGGCGGCCGAGCATCTGAAAGCCTGATTTTCAATGAAACGAGCACTGGAGTCCATAATGACTTAATACAAGCTACCGAACTTGCACGTAAAATGGTCTGTGAATACGGCATGAGCGAGACCTTGGGACCAGTTGCTTTATCACGATCTCAGGAACAGGTTTTTTTGGGCCGTGATATTGCTAGGGGGCCCAATAATAGTCAGGAAATGGACTATACCATAGATAAAGAAATACACCAGTTACTAGAAAACGCTTATGAAAAAGCTGAAGAAATAATCAAATCCAATCTTGATAAGCTGCGGCTTATTGCAACG
Proteins encoded in this window:
- a CDS encoding ABC transporter substrate-binding protein, whose translation is MKVVTPTDFNEMIIADKKEFFKEVGIIPEYTGSVPSGSLAQSVIKGDNHLFGSGHPSTIAAARKAGAGIKIVLHSMIDDPDPDKMHMTWLVKSDGGITSPKDLIGKKIAMSGLGSCVEFLNGDFLRRNGISRDQVEIVVMKDAQQEQALRHGLIDVAIVHPPYNKIARNRGGLDVLTTSYQIGELAGNGALSGLAVRAFSEDFIKQYPDVVKAYIVADLRAQQYINEHYEESLEVAADFLKVDVKDMAGNIYPKQKWLKDEDIDFWVKLGERNGFFAQGEIKASDLYTNELNPYYTGELK
- the ftsH gene encoding ATP-dependent zinc metalloprotease FtsH; this encodes MIHSRFSFKRFKRLVQKASAPVLSIANLPMLLSIGDWLYIMKQIENGKPPTIPNNEKKAKLRKSTNIITFKDVEGNDEAKLELKEILEFIKHPRKFSDLGARIPKGVLLYGPPGTGKTLMAKALAGEAGVPFLSMSGSEFVEMYVGVGASRVRDLFKEGRKKAPCIIFIDEIDAVGRQRGAGVGGGNDEREQTLNQLLVEMDGFDANKGIFVVAATNRTDILDPALLRPGRFDRRIVVDRPDLRGRLNILKVHTRRKPLADEMDLEVLARRTPGFTGADLSNVVNEAAILAVRQGKSCIEMDDMEEAVERVVAGPERKGRFMNARDKKLTAYHEAGHVLVAMLLRHADPIHRVSIIPRGQAGGYTLTLPKEDRCYLTRSEIFDQIKILLGGRASESLIFNETSTGVHNDLIQATELARKMVCEYGMSETLGPVALSRSQEQVFLGRDIARGPNNSQEMDYTIDKEIHQLLENAYEKAEEIIKSNLDKLRLIATTLLEREKLDGEELRQLLGR